The DNA window TCGGTGTGGACGATCGCGTTGGTGACGAGGTTGCTGACCACCTGGCGCAGGCGTACCTCGTCGCCGGAGACGATCAGGGCGGCGCCGCCGACGACGTCGAGCTTGATCGTACGGTCGGGCGCGATGATCCGGGCGTCCTGCACGGCGTCGGCGGCCAGGGCCAGCATGTCCACCGGGCGCATCTTCAGCGGCCGCTGCTGGTCCACCCTGGCCAGCAGGAGCAGGTCGTCCACCAGCAGGCTCATCCGGCCGGCCGCCTTCTCCACGCGCTGCATGAGCTCGACGGGGTCGGCGCCGGGGTTCTGGCGGGCGTACTCGGCGAAGCCGCGGATGGAGGTGAGCGGGGTGCGCAGCTCGTGGGAGGCGTCGCCGACGAACTGGCGCATGCGGTCCTCGGAGCGCCGGGCCGCCTCCTCGGAGGCCGAGCGGGCGGCGAACGCGGCCTCGATCTGGGCGAGCATGCCGTTGAGCGACCTCGCCAGGCTGCCCACCTCGGTGCGGGGGTCGGCGTCGGGGACCCGGCGGCCCAGCTCGCCGCCGGCGATGGCCTCGGCGGTGCGCTCGATCTGGGCGAGCGGGCGCATGCTGCGCCGGACGATGGTGACGCCGACGACGGCGAGGATGAGCAGGCTGCCGCCGCCGCCCAGCAGCTCGATGAGCAGGAGCCGCTTGGTGATCGCGTCGACCTCCTCCAGGTCCACGGCGACGACCAGCGTGGTGCGCTGCACCTGGCGCTCCAGCACCCGCCATTCGCCGTCGCCGCTGGTCGCGCGGGTGGTGTAGGCGTCCTGGCCGGGCGCGCCGGCGAGGAAGGGCTTGGGCTTGGCGTCCACGTCGCGGTCGTTCAGCATCGGCACGAAGTCGCCGCCGGGCTCCTTGACCAGGACGATCGCGTCGGACTCGATGAGGATCGGCCGGTCGGGGGTCTCCCTGTCGTTGCGCCGGTCGTTGACGACCTTCTTGTGCATGCGTTCGCTGAGCAGGGTGAGCTGCCCGTCCACGCGGTCGAGGAGGTAGCCGTGCAGCACCGACACGCTGACCAGGCCGATGAAGACCATGCCGAATCCGAGCAGCGCCAGCATGGACGCCATCAGCTTGATCCGCAGCGGCAGCCGGGCCATCAGGAGCTCGGCGGCAGGCGCA is part of the Nonomuraea coxensis DSM 45129 genome and encodes:
- a CDS encoding sensor histidine kinase → MARLPLRIKLMASMLALLGFGMVFIGLVSVSVLHGYLLDRVDGQLTLLSERMHKKVVNDRRNDRETPDRPILIESDAIVLVKEPGGDFVPMLNDRDVDAKPKPFLAGAPGQDAYTTRATSGDGEWRVLERQVQRTTLVVAVDLEEVDAITKRLLLIELLGGGGSLLILAVVGVTIVRRSMRPLAQIERTAEAIAGGELGRRVPDADPRTEVGSLARSLNGMLAQIEAAFAARSASEEAARRSEDRMRQFVGDASHELRTPLTSIRGFAEYARQNPGADPVELMQRVEKAAGRMSLLVDDLLLLARVDQQRPLKMRPVDMLALAADAVQDARIIAPDRTIKLDVVGGAALIVSGDEVRLRQVVSNLVTNAIVHTEPASPIVVRVGAGGGRVFLEVADQGPGLTPEQVEHVFERFYRADTARARRRSTEERGTGLGLAIVQALVRAHGGEVTVTSTVEDGSTFRVELPLALE